A genomic window from Halorubrum lacusprofundi ATCC 49239 includes:
- a CDS encoding DUF7519 family protein, with the protein MTASDATGPATVPDGATARFVRRPAITSSVVALAAGGVAVALVADTALQREILRLAVGGALAFGIGARLVRHGGTALRALGALIALGGGLVVLVAVGQAATQSPQVTHRVELLPGIVGMWTLSAALAPVRFRWSRALIDLGAGFVFLGVLVTGVTQGVGTTALLLAALATIVARDAAENAVSVGGQIGGQRGARTVRAELAHVGVAASVGAGAVVVVLGVARLDIDGLPFGALVALIVGSVVLVLGSNR; encoded by the coding sequence ATGACGGCGTCAGATGCGACGGGACCGGCGACGGTACCCGACGGAGCAACCGCTCGGTTCGTTCGCCGACCGGCGATCACGAGCAGCGTCGTTGCCCTCGCTGCCGGCGGCGTTGCCGTGGCGCTCGTCGCCGACACGGCCCTCCAGCGGGAGATCCTTCGGCTTGCCGTCGGCGGCGCCCTCGCCTTCGGGATCGGTGCACGACTCGTTCGTCACGGTGGGACGGCCCTCCGGGCTCTGGGTGCGCTGATCGCGCTCGGTGGAGGTCTCGTCGTTCTCGTCGCGGTGGGACAGGCGGCCACGCAGTCCCCGCAGGTCACCCACCGGGTCGAGTTGCTTCCCGGGATTGTGGGTATGTGGACGCTCTCCGCGGCGCTTGCGCCGGTCCGGTTCCGGTGGAGTCGGGCCCTGATAGATCTCGGCGCCGGCTTCGTGTTCCTCGGCGTGCTCGTGACGGGGGTGACACAGGGGGTGGGCACCACCGCGCTCCTGCTCGCGGCGCTCGCGACGATCGTCGCGCGGGACGCGGCCGAGAACGCCGTGTCCGTCGGTGGACAGATCGGCGGTCAGCGCGGTGCGAGGACCGTTCGGGCCGAACTCGCTCACGTGGGAGTCGCCGCGAGCGTGGGCGCGGGCGCCGTCGTGGTCGTACTCGGGGTGGCCCGTCTCGACATCGACGGCCTCCCGTTCGGCGCGCTCGTCGCGCTCATCGTCGGCAGCGTGGTTCTGGTCCTCGGCTCCAATCGATAG
- a CDS encoding AAA family ATPase — protein sequence MDPATVQQRSDQILDGIASVVVSERSTLKTVLVGLLSDGHILLEDVPGTGKTLTARSFANAVDVSFSRVQFTPDLLPSDVIGSNVFDEKTQSFEFQPGPVFANVVLADEINRAPPKTQAALLEAMEEGQVTVDGETHPLPDPFVVIATQNPVEMEGTFELPAAQKDRFIVKTSLGYPDRAGELELIDRRAGRQASSPSVRTVCSLDTLTQLRRAPESIRVEDGVRQYLVDVARATRTDERVNTGVSPRGIQRFFEVVRTHAALMGRSYATPDDVKAMAPPALSHRIVVTPDARVSGVSTTEIVDDILSEIPMPQLRA from the coding sequence ATGGATCCTGCGACTGTGCAGCAACGAAGTGACCAAATCCTCGACGGGATCGCCTCGGTCGTGGTCAGCGAGCGATCGACGCTGAAGACGGTTCTCGTCGGGTTGCTCTCCGACGGCCACATCCTGCTCGAGGACGTCCCGGGAACCGGAAAGACGCTCACGGCTCGGTCGTTCGCGAACGCGGTCGACGTCTCCTTTTCGCGGGTCCAGTTCACCCCCGACCTGTTACCGTCTGACGTCATCGGCTCGAACGTCTTCGACGAGAAAACACAGAGCTTCGAGTTCCAGCCCGGGCCCGTGTTCGCGAACGTCGTGCTCGCGGACGAGATCAACCGAGCCCCGCCGAAGACCCAGGCGGCGCTCCTCGAGGCGATGGAGGAGGGCCAGGTCACCGTCGACGGCGAGACCCATCCCCTCCCCGACCCGTTCGTCGTCATCGCCACGCAGAACCCCGTCGAGATGGAGGGGACCTTCGAACTCCCGGCCGCCCAGAAAGACCGATTCATCGTCAAGACCAGCCTCGGCTACCCCGACCGAGCCGGCGAGCTCGAACTGATCGACCGCCGCGCGGGCCGCCAGGCCTCCTCGCCATCGGTCCGGACGGTCTGCTCGCTTGACACGCTCACTCAGCTCCGGCGCGCTCCGGAGTCGATCCGCGTGGAGGACGGCGTTCGGCAGTACCTCGTCGACGTCGCCCGCGCGACGCGAACGGACGAGCGCGTGAACACGGGCGTGTCGCCGCGGGGTATCCAGCGGTTCTTCGAGGTCGTGAGAACCCACGCCGCGCTCATGGGTCGGAGCTACGCGACGCCAGACGACGTGAAGGCGATGGCGCCGCCCGCGTTGTCCCACCGGATAGTGGTGACCCCCGACGCGCGCGTCTCGGGCGTCTCGACGACGGAGATCGTCGACGATATTCTCTCGGAGATACCGATGCCGCAGCTGCGGGCCTGA
- a CDS encoding HAH_0734 family protein, with protein MQHLIIRGDPGIRRDAVIEYDGEELVCFGINVQGGWHGPDEPQLWCTVGTEDEREAYDKREYVPHWLDVDTVDAEELDVIKAKGELSV; from the coding sequence ATGCAACACCTCATCATTCGCGGCGACCCCGGGATCCGGCGGGACGCGGTGATCGAGTACGACGGCGAGGAGCTGGTGTGTTTCGGAATTAACGTCCAGGGCGGCTGGCACGGCCCGGACGAACCCCAGCTCTGGTGTACCGTCGGCACCGAAGACGAGCGCGAGGCCTACGACAAACGCGAGTACGTCCCCCACTGGCTCGACGTCGACACGGTCGACGCCGAGGAGCTCGATGTGATCAAAGCGAAGGGCGAGCTGTCGGTCTAA
- a CDS encoding L-threonylcarbamoyladenylate synthase → MTKDTDTLRRAAEAVADGDLVVYPTETVYGLGGDALDPTAVERVFDLKGRERSNPLSLGVPSVDAALRYTKPTEFAVAFARAFLPGPVTVVVERGDPVPDALTAGSDRVGVRVPDHPIARDLLRETGPLTATSANVSGRGSVTHPDDLDDRIREGVAVVIDDGETPGTESTVVDPDARTIHRRGAMAGAIEAWLDDPPV, encoded by the coding sequence GTGACAAAGGACACTGACACCCTCCGACGAGCGGCCGAGGCGGTCGCCGACGGCGACCTCGTGGTCTACCCGACGGAGACGGTGTACGGGCTCGGCGGCGACGCCCTCGATCCCACTGCCGTCGAACGGGTGTTCGATTTAAAAGGGCGGGAGCGTTCGAACCCGCTCTCGCTCGGCGTCCCGAGCGTCGACGCCGCGCTCCGCTACACGAAGCCCACCGAGTTCGCGGTCGCGTTCGCCCGGGCGTTCCTCCCCGGCCCAGTAACCGTGGTCGTCGAGCGCGGCGACCCGGTCCCGGACGCGCTCACCGCCGGGAGCGACCGCGTCGGCGTGCGCGTTCCCGACCATCCGATCGCCCGCGACCTGCTTCGTGAGACCGGACCGCTCACCGCGACGAGCGCGAACGTCTCCGGGCGCGGGAGCGTCACGCACCCCGACGACCTCGACGACCGGATCCGCGAAGGCGTCGCGGTCGTCATCGACGACGGCGAGACGCCCGGCACCGAGAGCACCGTGGTCGACCCCGACGCGAGGACGATTCACCGTCGCGGCGCGATGGCCGGCGCGATCGAGGCGTGGCTGGACGATCCGCCGGTATAG